From the genome of Ectobacillus sp. JY-23, one region includes:
- a CDS encoding lipase family protein, with the protein MKKEAAALSATCCALAYEQFDQNGVFQVPEGFTCVKSFQANSIGQKEWFGFILESENKIIVSFRGTQSDPNWVSDSLVNQRAFSYGTNSGLVHHGFLSIYETCRDTIMDTLLTLPNKSLLVTGHSLGGALATLHILDARLNTSLSDVSLYTFGAPKVGDLAFRNFYQLHVAHSFRFVNLFDVVPLLPPRKVKLEKIAQKEWEYTHVPNSLTFASNLGSVVKNHNISTYLDAVTAW; encoded by the coding sequence ATGAAGAAAGAAGCTGCCGCGCTGTCTGCGACATGCTGTGCACTGGCGTATGAGCAATTTGACCAAAATGGTGTATTTCAGGTTCCAGAGGGCTTTACCTGTGTGAAAAGCTTTCAAGCAAATTCCATCGGACAAAAGGAGTGGTTTGGGTTCATTTTAGAGTCTGAAAACAAGATTATCGTCTCGTTTCGCGGCACTCAGTCCGATCCGAACTGGGTGTCAGATTCCCTTGTTAATCAGCGTGCCTTCTCATACGGTACAAACAGTGGTCTTGTTCATCATGGCTTTCTGTCCATTTATGAGACATGCCGCGATACCATTATGGATACGCTATTAACCCTGCCAAATAAATCACTCCTGGTGACCGGCCACAGCCTCGGTGGCGCGCTGGCAACGCTTCACATTCTCGATGCACGTTTAAACACATCTCTTTCTGATGTGTCGTTGTACACGTTCGGCGCTCCGAAGGTCGGGGACCTTGCCTTTCGAAATTTTTATCAATTGCATGTCGCCCATAGCTTTCGCTTTGTAAACTTATTTGATGTCGTTCCTCTTCTACCGCCGCGTAAAGTAAAGCTTGAAAAAATTGCGCAAAAGGAATGGGAATATACACATGTTCCCAACAGCCTCACCTTCGCTTCGAACCTCGGTTCTGTCGTTAAAAATCACAATATCTCCACGTACTTAGATGCTGTCACCGCATGGTAA
- a CDS encoding TraR/DksA C4-type zinc finger protein, giving the protein MLTPQQTAKFKELLLQQKQELEETLSNREEYERASEREASGELSLYDNHPGDMATELFEREKDLGLMEFWHKQLNDVNHALEKIENGQYGICEVSGEEIPLERLEAIPTATTCIEHTHNKLMMGARPIEEELLDPPFGKYDMDSAVGYDAEDSWQDAAWYGSSMTPSDLERRDTKDFDHMYDEGDEPRGYVEEFENFIGTDMYGKNPQVYATQSHEEYEDMLDYYEAQTFAGELGPDEYSPRP; this is encoded by the coding sequence ATGCTTACCCCACAACAAACCGCAAAATTTAAAGAGCTTCTCTTACAACAAAAACAAGAGCTGGAAGAAACCTTATCCAACCGTGAAGAATATGAGCGCGCATCAGAACGTGAAGCGTCTGGTGAACTTTCGTTATATGATAACCATCCTGGCGATATGGCGACTGAGCTGTTTGAGCGCGAAAAAGACTTGGGTTTAATGGAATTTTGGCACAAACAGTTGAATGACGTGAATCATGCGCTTGAAAAAATAGAAAATGGTCAATACGGTATTTGTGAAGTATCTGGAGAAGAAATTCCGCTAGAGCGATTAGAAGCCATACCAACCGCGACAACATGTATAGAGCATACGCACAATAAGTTAATGATGGGTGCGCGCCCCATTGAGGAAGAGTTGCTTGACCCACCGTTTGGTAAATACGATATGGACAGCGCAGTTGGGTACGACGCCGAAGATTCTTGGCAAGACGCTGCTTGGTACGGTTCGTCCATGACGCCGTCCGATTTGGAGCGTCGTGACACCAAAGACTTTGATCATATGTACGATGAAGGTGATGAACCGCGCGGCTATGTGGAGGAATTTGAAAACTTCATCGGCACCGATATGTACGGGAAAAACCCACAGGTTTATGCGACACAATCCCATGAAGAATATGAGGACATGCTCGATTACTACGAAGCACAAACCTTTGCCGGCGAGCTCGGACCAGACGAATACAGCCCAAGACCGTAA
- a CDS encoding 1,4-dihydroxy-2-naphthoate polyprenyltransferase, whose protein sequence is MEVKIEHAPSAGLKKQPGWRVWWNLLRPHTLTAAFVPVFIGTAYAMQIEGAKNIDLPLFFIMLLACILIQAATNMFNEYFDYKRGLDHEGSVGIGGTIVREGVAPKTVLHIGYSFFAVAMLLGVYICMNSSWWIALIGIISMTAGYLYTGGPVPIAYTPFGELTAGFFMGYVIIAISYFIQTGYVSADIAYLSVPASLLIGAILLANNIRDLDGDKENGRKTLAILVGKRGAVGVLAAMFFIAYAWTIALIWTDISSIWMLIVLVSLPKPIGAVKGFLQNNTPLTMMPSMVATAKTNTIFGFLFAIGLLLNYFL, encoded by the coding sequence ATGGAAGTTAAAATAGAGCACGCTCCTTCTGCCGGCCTTAAAAAACAGCCCGGTTGGCGCGTCTGGTGGAACCTGCTTCGACCACATACGCTTACGGCCGCCTTTGTTCCTGTCTTTATCGGAACGGCCTATGCGATGCAAATCGAAGGCGCCAAAAACATAGATCTTCCCCTTTTCTTTATCATGCTTCTTGCCTGCATTCTCATACAAGCAGCCACGAACATGTTCAATGAATACTTTGATTATAAGCGCGGCCTAGATCACGAGGGGTCCGTTGGCATCGGCGGTACCATCGTGCGAGAAGGTGTTGCACCAAAAACCGTACTTCACATCGGCTACAGCTTCTTTGCCGTGGCTATGCTACTTGGTGTGTACATCTGTATGAACTCCAGCTGGTGGATTGCCTTAATTGGTATCATCTCTATGACAGCCGGCTATCTGTACACAGGTGGTCCTGTTCCAATTGCCTATACACCGTTCGGGGAATTGACAGCTGGATTTTTCATGGGATATGTGATTATCGCTATTTCGTACTTTATTCAAACCGGATACGTGTCAGCAGATATCGCCTACTTATCAGTACCAGCTTCTCTTCTTATTGGTGCCATTTTGCTTGCGAATAACATCCGCGATTTGGACGGCGACAAAGAAAATGGCCGCAAAACATTAGCCATCTTGGTTGGAAAACGCGGTGCAGTGGGTGTATTAGCTGCTATGTTCTTCATCGCTTACGCGTGGACCATTGCATTAATTTGGACAGACATTTCCTCCATTTGGATGCTCATTGTACTCGTCAGCCTCCCAAAACCGATTGGCGCCGTAAAAGGATTTTTGCAAAACAACACACCATTAACCATGATGCCTTCTATGGTGGCAACAGCAAAAACCAACACCATCTTTGGCTTCCTATTCGCGATTGGCTTACTGCTAAATTATTTCCTATAA
- a CDS encoding TIGR00266 family protein: MKAHEIDYKLHGDDMQFVEIELDPQESVMAEAGAMMMMEDGISMETIFGDGSEQKGLFGKLIGAGKRMVTGESLFMTVFTNTSHTKRRVSFAASYPGKIIPVDLRQYDEKIICQKDAFLCAAKGVGVGVEFTKKLGSGFFGGEGFIMQKLEGDGLAFIHAGGTVYQRELQPGEKLRIDTGCLVAMTKNVHYDIQFVGNVKTALFGGEGLFFATLEGPGTVWIQSLTLSRLAQRIVGASGVKTDEGSVLGGIGRLLD; the protein is encoded by the coding sequence ATGAAGGCACATGAAATTGACTACAAATTGCATGGTGATGATATGCAATTTGTAGAGATTGAATTAGATCCACAGGAAAGCGTAATGGCTGAGGCTGGCGCAATGATGATGATGGAAGATGGCATCTCTATGGAGACCATCTTTGGCGACGGCAGCGAGCAAAAAGGGCTATTTGGCAAATTGATTGGTGCTGGAAAGCGTATGGTCACAGGAGAAAGTTTGTTTATGACTGTATTTACAAACACAAGTCACACAAAACGCCGCGTTTCCTTTGCCGCTTCTTATCCTGGAAAAATTATACCTGTAGACTTACGACAATATGATGAGAAAATTATTTGTCAAAAAGATGCATTTCTTTGCGCAGCAAAAGGTGTAGGCGTGGGTGTTGAATTCACAAAAAAACTTGGCTCTGGCTTCTTTGGAGGCGAAGGTTTCATTATGCAAAAGCTAGAAGGTGATGGCCTAGCATTCATCCACGCAGGTGGTACCGTCTATCAGCGTGAATTGCAGCCAGGCGAAAAATTGCGTATCGACACAGGTTGCCTTGTCGCTATGACCAAAAACGTTCATTATGATATTCAATTTGTTGGCAATGTAAAAACAGCTTTGTTCGGCGGTGAAGGCCTGTTCTTCGCAACGCTGGAAGGACCAGGAACTGTTTGGATTCAGTCGCTGACACTGAGCCGTTTGGCACAGCGCATCGTCGGCGCCAGTGGTGTAAAAACAGACGAAGGAAGTGTTCTTGGCGGTATTGGAAGGCTGCTGGACTGA
- the menD gene encoding 2-succinyl-5-enolpyruvyl-6-hydroxy-3-cyclohexene-1-carboxylic-acid synthase: protein MSHIHAMSYYLGAFVDELARGGVQDVVISPGSRSTPLALLLAEHTSIQSYLHVDERSAAFFALGIAKAKKRPVALLCTSGTAAANYFPAVAESYHSRVPLLVLTADRPHELRDVGAPQAMNQMNLFGSFAKTFIEMALPEEKLCSYARATATRAIATAAHAPAGPIHVNFPLREPLLPDLTLPDLWDRGSRSFAYTLVNEGVRHVDEIALSQLYGKLLEAENGLIIVGDNNNDELAWAVTLLAERLQYPVLADPLSGLRSGSHDTSYVLDCYDTFLRTSALQNKKPDVVIRLGAMPVSKALTQYLKKHDDAWQIVVDPGAGWRDPALTASQMVYMDEVAFCRALAGTKKAETVWIQTWRHINAFTKQHLQTVQTYDEMFEGRVITDMMQILPEYATLFVSNSMPVRDADTFAFTNEKNITIAANRGINGIDGIISTALGMSTVQKPLVLITGDLAFYHDMNGLLAAKLYGLHAIIVVVNNDGGGIFSFLPQYGEKKHFEALFGTPLGLDYAHAAAMYGATFERPSSWEEFAVAIQSGLANEGLHIVEIRTDREENLRMHRALWHKISEAIEAEYGHEG from the coding sequence ATGAGCCATATACATGCAATGTCTTACTATTTAGGGGCGTTTGTTGACGAGCTGGCACGCGGCGGTGTGCAGGATGTTGTCATCAGCCCTGGCTCTCGTTCTACCCCGCTGGCTTTATTGCTCGCGGAGCATACGAGCATTCAAAGCTATTTACATGTGGATGAGCGGTCAGCGGCTTTCTTTGCCTTAGGAATTGCAAAGGCAAAGAAGCGCCCCGTTGCTTTATTATGTACATCTGGTACTGCAGCAGCCAACTATTTTCCAGCTGTAGCCGAATCCTATCATTCTCGTGTGCCGTTGCTTGTGCTAACGGCTGACCGCCCCCATGAACTGCGAGATGTGGGGGCGCCGCAGGCCATGAATCAAATGAATTTATTTGGATCGTTTGCGAAAACGTTCATTGAAATGGCTTTGCCCGAGGAAAAACTTTGCTCTTATGCACGTGCTACGGCTACCCGAGCCATCGCTACTGCCGCACATGCGCCTGCCGGGCCTATACATGTAAACTTTCCTCTTCGTGAACCACTGTTGCCGGATTTAACATTGCCAGACTTGTGGGATAGGGGAAGTCGTTCGTTTGCCTATACACTTGTTAATGAAGGCGTACGTCATGTGGATGAAATTGCATTGTCACAGCTTTACGGAAAATTGCTTGAAGCAGAAAATGGGCTCATTATTGTCGGAGATAACAACAATGATGAGCTTGCGTGGGCTGTAACGCTGCTTGCGGAGAGGTTGCAGTATCCAGTGCTCGCCGATCCCTTATCTGGTCTGCGTAGTGGTTCTCATGATACATCCTATGTATTGGATTGCTATGACACGTTTTTACGTACATCGGCACTACAAAACAAAAAGCCTGATGTGGTCATTCGTTTAGGCGCGATGCCAGTTTCTAAGGCGTTAACACAGTATTTAAAGAAGCATGATGATGCTTGGCAAATCGTTGTTGATCCTGGTGCCGGCTGGCGTGACCCGGCGCTGACAGCATCTCAAATGGTCTATATGGACGAAGTAGCGTTCTGCCGTGCGCTCGCGGGAACAAAAAAAGCAGAGACAGTATGGATACAAACCTGGCGCCATATTAATGCTTTTACGAAACAACATCTGCAAACCGTACAAACGTATGACGAGATGTTTGAAGGTCGTGTAATTACCGACATGATGCAGATATTACCGGAGTATGCCACTCTGTTCGTTAGCAACAGTATGCCAGTGCGTGATGCAGACACATTTGCATTTACCAATGAAAAGAACATTACCATTGCTGCCAACAGAGGAATTAACGGCATAGATGGAATTATTTCGACTGCGCTTGGGATGAGTACGGTACAAAAGCCACTTGTCCTGATCACTGGAGATTTGGCATTCTATCATGATATGAATGGTTTGCTTGCGGCAAAGCTGTATGGTCTTCATGCGATAATTGTTGTTGTGAATAATGATGGCGGCGGCATTTTTTCCTTCTTGCCGCAATACGGAGAGAAAAAGCACTTTGAGGCTTTGTTCGGGACACCTCTTGGTCTTGATTATGCACATGCTGCAGCTATGTACGGTGCTACATTTGAAAGACCGTCTTCATGGGAGGAGTTTGCGGTAGCGATACAAAGTGGACTGGCAAATGAAGGTCTTCATATTGTGGAGATACGAACGGATCGTGAGGAGAACCTGCGCATGCACCGTGCGCTGTGGCACAAGATTTCAGAAGCAATTGAAGCGGAATATGGCCATGAAGGTTGA
- the glgA gene encoding glycogen synthase GlgA produces the protein MNILFAVSECVPFIKSGGLADVAGALPKELKKLGNDVRVMLPNYSLIPAALRDKSKLKQVISVQLGWRNQYCGILETEHEGITYYLIDNEYYFKRDSLYGHYDDGERFSFFSKAILDCIPHLDFTPDVLHCHDWHTAMASFLLKEQYAHQPMYRDIKSVYTIHNLQFQGVYPREMVHDMLGLGPEYMTEDRLAFYDCVNFMKGGIVSADKITTVSPTYKEEIQYPFFGEKLDGLLRWHEDKLVGIVNGIDDVFYNPATDRDITATYDADSIESKAENKAALQRRFGLPEKEDTPIIAMVTRLTQQKGIDLIRHVLHEILESDVQFIVVGSGDKEYEEFFSYMSHLYPDKVKVYIGFNEALAHHVYAGADLFLMPSLFEPCGLGQLIALRYGALPIVRETGGLNDTVQSYQEETGEGNGFSFAHFNAHDLLYTMRRALHYYQKKDVWRTLVKRAMTQDYSWKQSALQYQELYEELTDRGE, from the coding sequence GTGAATATTTTGTTTGCAGTATCTGAGTGCGTCCCGTTTATTAAATCCGGAGGGCTTGCCGATGTGGCGGGCGCACTTCCTAAAGAGTTAAAAAAACTAGGCAATGATGTGCGCGTAATGCTGCCGAATTACAGTTTAATTCCGGCGGCACTTCGCGACAAAAGTAAGCTGAAACAAGTGATTTCTGTACAGCTTGGCTGGCGCAATCAATATTGCGGTATTTTAGAAACCGAACATGAAGGAATTACGTATTATCTCATTGACAATGAATACTATTTTAAAAGAGACTCGCTGTACGGTCACTATGACGATGGCGAGCGCTTTTCCTTTTTCTCAAAAGCAATTTTAGACTGTATTCCGCATCTTGACTTTACACCGGACGTGCTGCATTGTCATGATTGGCATACGGCAATGGCTAGCTTTTTGCTGAAGGAGCAGTATGCGCATCAGCCGATGTATCGTGATATAAAGAGTGTATATACCATTCATAATCTCCAATTTCAAGGGGTATATCCACGTGAAATGGTACACGATATGCTTGGACTAGGGCCGGAGTATATGACGGAGGACCGCCTTGCGTTTTACGACTGCGTCAATTTTATGAAGGGCGGTATTGTATCTGCCGACAAGATTACGACGGTAAGTCCGACATATAAGGAAGAAATACAGTACCCGTTTTTTGGAGAAAAGCTCGACGGTTTGCTTAGATGGCATGAAGATAAGCTTGTCGGGATTGTAAATGGTATTGATGATGTGTTTTATAATCCGGCTACCGACCGTGATATCACGGCAACGTACGATGCGGATTCTATTGAAAGCAAAGCGGAAAACAAAGCTGCCTTGCAGCGCCGATTTGGACTGCCTGAAAAAGAAGACACGCCTATCATTGCAATGGTTACGCGTCTCACACAGCAAAAAGGGATTGACTTAATCCGTCACGTGCTGCATGAGATACTAGAAAGCGATGTACAGTTTATTGTCGTCGGCTCCGGAGACAAGGAGTATGAGGAGTTTTTCTCTTATATGTCTCATTTATATCCGGATAAAGTCAAGGTATACATAGGCTTTAATGAAGCGCTGGCGCATCATGTATATGCAGGGGCAGATTTGTTCTTGATGCCATCGCTATTTGAACCGTGCGGGCTAGGGCAATTGATTGCCTTGCGTTACGGTGCGCTTCCAATTGTCCGAGAGACAGGTGGCTTGAACGACACGGTGCAGTCGTATCAGGAGGAAACAGGTGAAGGAAATGGATTTAGCTTTGCCCATTTCAATGCGCATGACTTATTATATACAATGCGCCGTGCGCTTCATTATTATCAAAAAAAGGATGTATGGCGCACATTGGTAAAACGCGCGATGACACAGGATTATAGCTGGAAGCAATCAGCACTACAATATCAGGAGTTGTATGAGGAATTGACCGACAGGGGTGAGTAA
- a CDS encoding cold-shock protein gives MQLGKVKWFNSEKGYGFIQAEDGKEVFVHFSAIQGEGFKTLEEGQEVSFEIVEGNRGPQAANVVKK, from the coding sequence ATGCAACTTGGTAAAGTAAAATGGTTTAACAGTGAAAAAGGTTATGGATTTATCCAAGCTGAAGACGGTAAAGAAGTATTCGTACACTTCTCTGCAATCCAAGGCGAAGGATTCAAAACTTTAGAAGAAGGTCAAGAAGTGTCTTTCGAAATCGTTGAAGGCAACCGCGGACCTCAAGCTGCTAACGTAGTTAAAAAGTAA
- a CDS encoding isochorismate synthase MenF encodes MIRIEQQGLHQSLLTALEARMETIISVVKKVEWIDPLFFYAAGKRLGFTERFYWSDTTQRVTIAGVGTAFTIADSSKQRFQNIRAVWDKYLQNMIVHRSSYEFGTGPLLFGGFAFDPLKPRTPLWAEYDDGVMWIPSHMVTLKDGEVWLTTNYVVHTTENVVDLQEKMEEMERKLLQQSKHPLVDTGLSFVWEEEVKPQEWIQSIPIVQEEMNVRDVSKVVLAREMRLRAKNHIDSAAVLQALRIGQPDCYIFALDYKGSCFLGATPERLIRKEADVFTSMCLAGSIGRGRTEQEDHANEEALLQDEKNRTEHAYVVDMIRGVMNALCDEVQIPYEPGLMKTKHLIHLHTPVQGKGDTHLLEMVERLHPTPALGGTPRDEALALIREHEELDRGFYGAPIGWLDYEGNGEFAVGLRSGLIKGADVSLFAGCGIVSESDPSLEYEETKMKFKPMLTALGGYKL; translated from the coding sequence ATGATTCGAATAGAACAACAAGGCTTGCATCAATCGCTCCTTACGGCTTTGGAAGCTCGCATGGAAACCATTATAAGTGTTGTAAAAAAAGTGGAGTGGATCGATCCGTTGTTTTTTTATGCAGCGGGAAAAAGGCTCGGCTTTACAGAGCGCTTTTATTGGTCGGACACAACACAGCGTGTGACAATTGCGGGGGTAGGTACCGCTTTTACTATAGCTGACTCATCAAAACAGCGCTTTCAAAATATTCGTGCCGTTTGGGATAAATATTTACAAAATATGATTGTCCATCGTTCGAGCTACGAATTTGGAACAGGACCATTATTATTTGGGGGCTTTGCTTTTGATCCATTAAAGCCCCGTACACCGCTTTGGGCAGAGTATGACGACGGTGTAATGTGGATACCGTCACATATGGTCACATTAAAAGATGGAGAAGTGTGGCTAACAACTAATTATGTCGTTCATACTACTGAAAATGTGGTCGATTTGCAAGAAAAAATGGAAGAAATGGAAAGAAAATTATTACAGCAAAGTAAGCACCCTCTTGTGGACACAGGCCTTTCCTTTGTCTGGGAGGAAGAAGTGAAGCCGCAAGAATGGATACAGTCCATTCCGATTGTGCAGGAAGAAATGAACGTCCGAGATGTTAGCAAAGTGGTGCTAGCACGTGAAATGCGGCTACGTGCCAAGAATCACATTGATTCCGCGGCTGTCCTGCAGGCGCTGCGCATCGGACAACCGGACTGTTATATCTTTGCCTTGGATTATAAGGGTTCTTGTTTCCTTGGGGCAACGCCGGAGCGATTGATTCGTAAGGAAGCCGATGTATTTACTTCAATGTGTCTAGCAGGTTCTATTGGCAGAGGGCGAACAGAACAAGAAGATCACGCAAACGAAGAAGCCCTGCTTCAGGATGAAAAAAATCGTACGGAGCACGCGTATGTTGTTGATATGATTCGGGGTGTCATGAATGCATTATGTGATGAGGTGCAGATTCCGTATGAGCCCGGACTTATGAAAACAAAGCATTTAATTCACTTGCATACACCTGTGCAAGGAAAAGGAGACACACATTTGCTTGAAATGGTGGAGCGTTTGCATCCTACACCAGCACTTGGGGGTACACCACGTGATGAGGCGTTGGCGCTGATTCGAGAGCATGAAGAACTTGATCGCGGCTTTTACGGCGCGCCTATTGGTTGGCTTGATTATGAAGGAAATGGGGAATTTGCGGTTGGATTGCGCTCAGGTCTCATTAAGGGTGCGGATGTTTCCTTATTTGCCGGTTGCGGAATTGTAAGTGAATCCGATCCAAGCCTAGAATACGAAGAAACAAAGATGAAGTTTAAACCTATGCTAACAGCATTGGGAGGATACAAGCTATGA
- a CDS encoding glycogen/starch/alpha-glucan phosphorylase, producing the protein MFSSKESFKAAFLEKLEMMYGKSFKDSTVRDQYNTLGHMVREYISSRWIATNERNRTENTKQTYYLSIEFLLGRLLGSNLLNLDLLQVCKDGLEELGINLDELEESEADAGLGNGGLGRLAACFLDSLASLDLPGHGCGIRYKHGLFDQKIVDGYQVELPEQWLRHDNVWEIRRHDQAVEVGFWGQVEAVNVNGRLEFRHVNAETIMAVPYDMPVVGYQTDTVNTLRLWNAEPVPFPPNNKNVLVYKRETEAVSEFLYPDDTHDEGKILRLKQQYFLVSASLRNIIRLHKERNGNLHNLHEKISIHINDTHPVLAIPELMRILLDEEKMEWEEAWHITVHTISYTNHTTLSEALEKWPIHIFQPLLPRIFMIVDEINERFCKQLWDAYPYDWKRIEEMAIIAHGLVKMAHLAIVGSHSVNGVAHIHTEILKQREMHLFHEFYPNKFNNKTNGIAHRRWLFKANPQLTDLICRTIGTDWMKQPNELRALLSVKDDPAFQEEFYRVKQGNKERLASRIYQQTGISVDTHSLFDVQVKRLHAYKRQLLNVLHIMYLYNRLKEDTSFVMQPRTFIFGAKASPGYYYAKKIIKLINEIAAKVNHDPQTKDVLRVIFLENYRVSLAEEIFPAADVSEQISTASKEASGTGNMKFMMNGAITVGTMDGANVEIRQEVGDENIFIFGLTADEVLNYYKNGGYRSTDYYHHDWRIRKVVNQLVSGFFLDVGAEFEAIYDSLLIQNDEYFVLRDFAPYADIQEQVGKAYSDKRRWLSMSISNVASSGFFTSDRTIAQYAKDIWRIEPAGVLG; encoded by the coding sequence ATGTTTTCAAGTAAAGAAAGCTTTAAAGCAGCTTTTCTAGAAAAATTGGAAATGATGTACGGCAAAAGCTTCAAGGATTCCACTGTGCGCGATCAATACAACACGCTCGGACATATGGTGCGCGAATATATTAGCTCTCGTTGGATTGCAACAAATGAGAGAAATCGAACGGAGAATACAAAGCAAACGTATTATTTATCGATTGAATTTTTATTAGGACGTTTATTAGGCAGTAATTTGCTCAATTTAGATTTGCTGCAGGTTTGTAAGGATGGGCTAGAGGAGCTTGGTATCAATCTTGATGAGCTTGAGGAAAGTGAAGCGGATGCTGGGCTTGGTAACGGCGGGTTGGGTCGCTTGGCCGCTTGTTTTTTGGATTCGCTAGCTTCACTAGATTTGCCAGGACACGGCTGCGGTATTCGCTATAAGCATGGCCTGTTCGATCAAAAGATTGTCGATGGTTATCAGGTTGAATTGCCAGAGCAGTGGCTGCGTCATGATAATGTGTGGGAAATTCGCCGTCATGACCAAGCCGTTGAAGTAGGATTTTGGGGACAGGTAGAAGCAGTCAATGTGAATGGTCGTTTAGAATTTCGACATGTGAATGCTGAAACAATTATGGCGGTTCCGTACGATATGCCTGTCGTTGGCTATCAAACCGATACTGTTAATACGCTGCGGTTATGGAATGCCGAGCCAGTTCCATTTCCGCCAAATAATAAAAATGTGCTTGTGTATAAGAGAGAAACAGAGGCGGTTTCTGAATTTTTATATCCGGATGATACGCACGACGAGGGGAAAATTTTGCGTTTGAAACAGCAATATTTTCTTGTGTCTGCGAGCTTGCGCAATATTATCAGGCTGCATAAAGAACGCAACGGAAATTTGCATAATTTACATGAAAAGATTTCCATTCATATTAACGATACGCACCCGGTTTTAGCCATTCCAGAATTGATGCGCATTTTGCTAGATGAAGAAAAAATGGAATGGGAAGAAGCTTGGCATATTACGGTTCACACGATTTCGTACACAAATCATACCACATTGTCAGAAGCGCTTGAAAAGTGGCCAATACATATTTTTCAACCGCTTTTGCCGCGTATTTTTATGATTGTAGATGAAATTAATGAGCGCTTTTGTAAGCAATTGTGGGATGCGTATCCATATGACTGGAAGCGAATCGAAGAGATGGCGATTATCGCGCATGGCCTTGTCAAAATGGCGCATCTGGCGATTGTCGGCAGCCATAGTGTAAATGGTGTAGCGCATATTCACACTGAGATTTTAAAGCAACGTGAAATGCATTTGTTTCATGAATTTTATCCTAATAAATTCAATAACAAAACAAACGGCATCGCACATAGACGCTGGCTTTTTAAAGCAAATCCGCAGCTGACGGATTTAATCTGCCGCACAATCGGCACAGATTGGATGAAGCAGCCGAACGAATTGCGCGCACTGCTTTCTGTAAAAGATGATCCGGCATTTCAAGAGGAGTTTTACCGGGTGAAGCAAGGTAATAAAGAGCGGCTTGCGAGCCGTATTTACCAGCAAACCGGCATCTCAGTTGACACACATTCCTTGTTTGATGTACAGGTCAAACGGTTGCATGCCTACAAGCGTCAGCTGTTAAACGTACTGCATATTATGTACTTGTACAATCGCTTAAAGGAGGATACCAGCTTTGTCATGCAGCCGCGCACTTTTATTTTTGGTGCTAAGGCATCTCCGGGCTATTATTATGCGAAAAAGATTATTAAACTCATTAATGAAATCGCAGCTAAGGTCAATCACGACCCGCAAACAAAAGATGTTCTTCGTGTAATCTTTCTTGAAAACTATCGTGTATCATTGGCGGAAGAAATTTTCCCGGCAGCTGACGTAAGCGAGCAAATTTCAACAGCAAGTAAGGAAGCTTCCGGCACAGGAAATATGAAGTTTATGATGAACGGTGCGATAACGGTTGGGACGATGGACGGTGCCAATGTAGAAATTCGTCAAGAAGTAGGAGATGAAAATATTTTTATTTTTGGTCTTACTGCGGATGAGGTGTTGAACTACTACAAAAACGGTGGTTATCGTTCTACAGATTATTATCATCATGATTGGCGTATTCGTAAAGTCGTGAATCAGCTTGTTAGTGGATTCTTTCTGGATGTAGGTGCGGAATTTGAGGCGATTTATGATTCATTGCTCATTCAGAATGATGAATATTTTGTGCTCCGCGACTTTGCGCCGTACGCCGATATACAGGAGCAGGTTGGCAAAGCGTACAGTGATAAACGACGCTGGCTATCCATGAGCATCAGCAATGTCGCAAGCTCTGGCTTTTTTACGAGTGATCGGACAATTGCGCAATATGCAAAGGATATTTGGCGTATTGAGCCGGCTGGTGTGCTAGGATAA